In Deltaproteobacteria bacterium HGW-Deltaproteobacteria-18, a single genomic region encodes these proteins:
- a CDS encoding AraC family transcriptional regulator — translation MNEHNQMASEMELDAARAALAALIARWTKKQDRLETSIPGLLLRRYEAPTEPMSYLHEPSICLVAQGTKRICLGEEAYQYDANHYLITSVGVPVMGNVIEASPEAPLLGLVYRLDLSVAAQLMADSALPVPQAPPVDRGMAISPVSTTLLNAFQRMISLLDQPAGIPILLPLIQKEILYYLLTGDQGARLRQIATEGSHGHQIAEAIGWLRGNYSQQLKVEKLARQSGMSVSTFHHHFRTLTTMSPLQFQKWLRLHEARRLMLAEKQDVTRAALSVGYESLSQFSREYKRQFGTPPLRDIKSLQQMGQA, via the coding sequence ATGAACGAACACAATCAGATGGCATCAGAGATGGAACTGGACGCGGCGCGCGCGGCGCTGGCTGCGCTGATCGCCCGCTGGACGAAAAAGCAGGACCGGCTGGAGACCAGCATACCGGGTTTGCTGTTGCGCAGGTACGAAGCGCCCACGGAACCCATGAGCTATCTGCACGAACCAAGCATCTGCCTGGTTGCCCAGGGCACCAAGCGCATCTGTCTGGGAGAGGAAGCCTATCAGTACGACGCCAATCACTACCTGATCACGTCCGTGGGCGTGCCCGTGATGGGCAATGTCATCGAGGCCAGCCCCGAAGCACCCCTGCTTGGACTGGTTTACAGGCTGGACCTGTCCGTGGCCGCCCAACTCATGGCCGACAGCGCCCTGCCTGTTCCGCAGGCGCCGCCAGTTGATCGGGGCATGGCCATCAGCCCGGTCAGCACGACGCTCCTGAACGCCTTCCAGCGGATGATCAGCCTGCTCGACCAGCCGGCAGGCATCCCCATTCTGCTGCCGCTGATCCAGAAGGAAATCCTCTATTACCTGCTGACCGGCGACCAGGGCGCACGCCTGCGCCAGATCGCCACGGAAGGCAGCCACGGCCATCAGATCGCCGAGGCCATCGGCTGGCTCCGGGGCAATTACTCGCAACAACTCAAGGTGGAAAAATTGGCCCGACAGTCGGGCATGAGCGTGTCGACCTTTCATCATCATTTCCGGACCCTGACGACGATGAGCCCGCTCCAGTTCCAGAAGTGGCTCCGGCTGCACGAAGCGCGGCGGCTCATGCTGGCCGAAAAGCAGGATGTGACGCGTGCGGCGCTGTCTGTTGGCTATGAAAGCCTGTCGCAGTTCAGTCGCGAGTATAAGCGCCAGTTCGGAACCCCGCCCCTGCGCGACATCAAGAGCTTGCAGCAAATGGGACAGGCCTGA
- a CDS encoding alpha/beta hydrolase — protein MAAEPDVNRLEFQHLTLRDRVRDIARHPAFRGFGPLLLPWDDNSAYLDTPLANVGLLMPYHGHVRPDVVVRALNRMIDDVAAGLPVFHDFYDEQQKQEDPGKRLTGLFFLRGKQGAPFAVVCPGGGFSYVGSLHEGFPLAVELSARGYNAFVLRYRVGSELLATEDLAAALAYVTDHAGPLGVGVGGYSLWGGSAGARMVGNIAQHGAARFGGVGVPAPGTVVIAYTGQSGISSTYPPTFMTVSSDDRIVSESVMDRRAEGLRRAGVPVEYRKYTTAGHGFGTGIGTDAEGWIGHAIRFWEKHISIGAP, from the coding sequence ATGGCTGCCGAACCCGATGTCAATCGGCTTGAATTCCAACATTTGACGCTACGGGACCGTGTCCGCGACATTGCGCGACATCCGGCCTTTCGCGGATTTGGCCCTCTGCTGCTGCCGTGGGACGACAATTCGGCATACCTGGATACGCCGCTGGCTAACGTCGGTTTGCTCATGCCGTACCATGGGCATGTGCGACCGGATGTGGTTGTTCGTGCTCTGAATCGTATGATTGATGATGTCGCCGCAGGTCTGCCCGTATTTCATGACTTTTATGACGAGCAGCAGAAGCAGGAGGACCCTGGCAAACGGCTGACCGGTCTGTTTTTCTTGCGGGGCAAGCAGGGTGCGCCTTTTGCCGTGGTCTGTCCGGGCGGCGGATTTTCTTATGTCGGCTCCCTGCATGAGGGTTTTCCCCTCGCCGTGGAACTGAGCGCCAGAGGATACAACGCCTTTGTCCTCAGATACCGGGTGGGGAGCGAACTGCTGGCCACGGAAGATCTGGCGGCCGCGCTTGCGTATGTCACGGACCATGCCGGCCCGCTTGGCGTCGGGGTCGGCGGATATTCGCTGTGGGGCGGATCGGCCGGAGCGCGGATGGTCGGCAATATCGCCCAGCATGGAGCTGCCAGGTTCGGAGGCGTCGGAGTCCCTGCCCCTGGAACCGTTGTCATCGCCTACACAGGACAGTCCGGCATTTCATCCACCTATCCCCCGACGTTCATGACCGTCAGCAGTGACGATCGGATCGTCAGCGAATCGGTCATGGACCGTCGCGCCGAGGGACTCCGAAGGGCCGGGGTTCCGGTCGAGTACAGAAAATACACCACTGCAGGTCACGGATTCGGCACTGGTATCGGTACGGATGCCGAGGGCTGGATAGGGCATGCGATCCGGTTCTGGGAGAAGCACATCTCCATCGGCGCTCCCTGA
- a CDS encoding MFS transporter codes for MSATAKPSNKAYVLLVIVCSYLLIVLDISIVIAALPRMQLDLGFTATGLSWVQNAYILAFGGLMLLGARAGDMLGRRRMFIIGLILFTLASLAIGLAHSAEMLIVFRAIQGVGAAILAPSTLALLTTNFAAGSERTRAVAMYGAVAGMGSSVGLVMGGVLTDWLSWRVGFLINVPLGIALMIGAWRWIPESERRSGSFDIIGALTSTLGMTALVFGIVRSARVGWADSLTLAMVMGGVAFLIALVINETKVAQPIMPLRLFAHHERLGAYLGRFLFLGAMVGFWFFTAQFLQRVLGFSASEAGLAFLPVTVPNFISALSVPRMTRRFGNAGLMIGGLLVSLLGMFWLSRVGVGGSYLTGVALPMVLIGIGQGCTLSPLTVSGVADVSGEDAGAASGLVNVAHQLGGSMGLAVQVVLFAAAGGAAGSPQALVHGISAALTGSSAMLALALALVWLLVIRPRFTPVNVPICNQ; via the coding sequence ATGTCCGCAACAGCAAAACCATCGAACAAGGCGTATGTCCTGCTGGTCATCGTCTGCAGCTATCTACTGATCGTCCTCGATATATCCATCGTCATCGCCGCGCTGCCCAGGATGCAGCTTGACCTCGGTTTCACGGCCACTGGCCTGTCCTGGGTACAGAATGCCTATATTCTGGCCTTTGGGGGCCTGATGCTTCTCGGAGCTCGCGCCGGAGACATGCTTGGTCGGCGGCGCATGTTCATCATTGGGCTGATTCTTTTCACGCTGGCGTCTCTGGCTATAGGCCTCGCGCACTCGGCAGAGATGTTGATCGTGTTTCGCGCCATTCAGGGCGTCGGGGCCGCGATTCTGGCGCCCTCCACCTTGGCGTTGCTGACAACCAATTTCGCGGCAGGTTCTGAGCGGACCCGCGCCGTGGCCATGTACGGAGCCGTGGCCGGCATGGGATCCAGCGTCGGCTTGGTCATGGGCGGTGTCCTCACGGACTGGCTGTCCTGGCGAGTCGGTTTTCTGATCAACGTGCCTCTGGGCATCGCCCTGATGATCGGGGCCTGGCGGTGGATCCCCGAGTCCGAACGCAGGTCCGGCAGCTTCGACATCATCGGCGCCCTGACTTCGACCCTGGGCATGACCGCCCTGGTGTTCGGCATCGTACGTTCGGCCCGTGTCGGCTGGGCCGATTCCCTGACCCTGGCGATGGTCATGGGCGGCGTGGCGTTCTTGATCGCACTCGTGATCAACGAGACCAAAGTGGCGCAGCCGATTATGCCCCTGCGCCTGTTCGCACATCATGAGCGCTTGGGCGCGTATCTGGGCCGGTTCCTGTTTCTCGGCGCCATGGTCGGATTCTGGTTCTTCACCGCCCAGTTCCTGCAGCGCGTGCTTGGCTTCAGCGCGTCCGAAGCCGGACTTGCCTTTCTGCCGGTGACCGTCCCTAATTTCATCAGCGCCCTGTCCGTTCCCCGCATGACCCGCCGATTCGGCAATGCCGGGCTCATGATCGGCGGGCTGCTTGTTTCGCTGCTGGGCATGTTCTGGCTGAGCCGGGTCGGGGTAGGGGGCTCTTACCTGACGGGTGTGGCCCTGCCCATGGTCCTGATCGGCATAGGTCAGGGATGCACGCTCAGCCCGCTGACCGTTTCCGGTGTGGCCGACGTGTCCGGAGAGGATGCCGGAGCGGCTTCGGGGCTGGTCAATGTCGCCCATCAGCTGGGAGGCTCCATGGGTCTGGCCGTGCAGGTCGTGCTTTTCGCGGCTGCCGGGGGTGCGGCAGGATCGCCCCAAGCCCTGGTTCACGGTATTTCTGCTGCGTTGACTGGCAGTTCGGCCATGCTCGCCCTGGCCCTGGCCCTGGTCTGGCTTCTCGTCATTCGTCCACGTTTCACGCCGGTCAATGTCCCGATCTGCAATCAATAA
- a CDS encoding alpha/beta hydrolase has translation MFIFKVMMGLVVAIVVSAGGVMAADYKKNPFTLVYDGAVTENVKGAVNMNQVTYKLNGIDISANVYTPASYDPSKTYPAVVVAHPNGGVKEQVAGLYAQRLAEKGYIAIAADAAYQGASGGTPRSVDKPANRIEDIHGMADFISRYAGVDADRLGLLGICGGGGYSLKAAQTDKRFKAVATLSMFNSGLVRRNGYMDSQVPTIQERLQQASDARAQEAAGGEIIYAADAKLTDEQIAKLPFDLYRQGFEYYGKTHAHPNSTFRYTMSSLLALMNFDAASNMDLINQPFLMIAGSKADSLYMTQDAFQKAVNAKNKELFLIDGATHIETYWKPQYVDQAMGKLAQFFGDTLK, from the coding sequence ATGTTTATATTTAAAGTCATGATGGGGTTGGTGGTGGCCATTGTTGTTTCCGCAGGAGGAGTAATGGCGGCCGACTATAAAAAGAACCCTTTCACTTTGGTCTATGACGGCGCGGTTACGGAAAATGTGAAAGGCGCTGTGAACATGAATCAGGTCACGTATAAACTGAATGGTATCGATATTTCGGCCAACGTGTATACGCCTGCGAGCTATGACCCGAGTAAGACATATCCTGCCGTGGTCGTGGCTCATCCCAATGGCGGCGTGAAAGAGCAGGTCGCCGGCCTGTATGCCCAGCGTCTGGCGGAAAAAGGCTACATCGCCATTGCCGCCGATGCCGCGTATCAAGGCGCGAGCGGCGGCACGCCGCGCAGTGTGGACAAGCCGGCCAATCGTATCGAGGACATTCATGGCATGGCGGATTTCATCAGTCGCTACGCCGGAGTCGATGCCGATCGTTTGGGCCTGCTGGGCATCTGCGGCGGTGGCGGCTATTCCTTGAAAGCGGCCCAAACCGACAAACGTTTCAAAGCAGTCGCCACTTTGAGCATGTTCAATTCCGGTCTGGTGAGACGCAACGGCTACATGGACTCGCAAGTGCCCACCATTCAGGAACGTTTACAGCAGGCCTCGGACGCCCGTGCACAAGAAGCGGCCGGCGGCGAGATCATCTATGCGGCTGATGCCAAACTGACCGATGAGCAAATCGCCAAGTTGCCGTTCGATCTGTACCGCCAGGGCTTCGAATACTACGGCAAGACCCACGCCCACCCGAATTCGACGTTCAGGTACACGATGAGCAGCCTGCTGGCGCTGATGAATTTTGACGCCGCCAGCAACATGGACCTCATCAACCAGCCTTTTCTGATGATCGCAGGCAGCAAGGCCGACTCGCTGTACATGACCCAGGATGCCTTTCAAAAGGCCGTCAATGCGAAGAATAAAGAATTGTTTCTGATCGACGGCGCGACTCACATCGAAACCTATTGGAAGCCCCAGTATGTGGACCAGGCCATGGGCAAATTGGCCCAGTTCTTCGGTGATACGCTCAAGTAA
- a CDS encoding 2,5-diketo-D-gluconic acid reductase, which yields MDTIILNNGVEMPILGFGVFQIADPAQCEQCVAQALETGYRLIDTAASYQNEESVGRALSQSGIPRQDLFITTKLWLEDAGYEKTQKAFDKSLAKLRLDYLDLYLIHQPYGDVYGAWRAMEELYRDGRVRAIGVSNFYPDRVLDLILHNEIAPAINQIETHPFCQQVATQRFLKDNNVQIESWGPFAEGRNNLFGNEVLQNIAAKHGRTVAQVVLRWLTQRGIIAIPKSVRPDRMAENFAIFDFSLTLEDMAEIGKLDMGVSSFFDHRDPEIVRWLGTRKLEL from the coding sequence ATGGATACCATTATTCTGAACAACGGCGTGGAGATGCCCATCCTGGGCTTTGGCGTCTTCCAGATCGCCGATCCGGCCCAATGCGAACAATGCGTCGCCCAGGCACTCGAAACAGGCTACCGCCTCATCGACACGGCCGCGTCCTATCAGAACGAGGAGTCCGTGGGCCGGGCGCTCAGTCAGAGCGGCATTCCACGTCAAGATCTCTTCATCACCACCAAGCTCTGGCTGGAAGACGCCGGATACGAAAAGACCCAAAAAGCCTTCGACAAATCCTTGGCCAAGCTGCGGCTCGATTATCTGGATCTGTACCTGATCCATCAGCCCTATGGCGACGTGTACGGCGCGTGGCGGGCCATGGAGGAACTGTACAGGGATGGGCGGGTCCGAGCCATCGGCGTCAGCAATTTTTATCCGGACCGCGTCCTTGATCTGATCCTGCACAACGAGATTGCGCCCGCCATCAACCAGATCGAGACGCACCCGTTCTGCCAGCAGGTTGCGACGCAGCGGTTCCTGAAGGACAACAACGTCCAGATCGAGTCCTGGGGGCCGTTTGCGGAAGGTCGGAACAATCTCTTCGGCAATGAGGTTCTGCAAAACATTGCTGCGAAGCACGGCAGGACCGTGGCCCAGGTCGTGCTGCGCTGGCTCACCCAGCGCGGAATCATCGCCATTCCCAAATCCGTCCGGCCCGATCGCATGGCCGAAAACTTCGCGATATTCGATTTTTCGCTGACCCTGGAGGATATGGCGGAAATCGGCAAGCTGGACATGGGCGTCAGCAGTTTCTTCGACCATCGCGATCCCGAAATCGTCAGGTGGCTGGGAACGAGAAAGCTTGAGCTCTGA
- a CDS encoding alpha/beta hydrolase: MLALTLTFVGASLVACATAERGVKPTPMAIQEQGSFAVGGSVVTVPGAYALNSRAPEGQTYHGDHAYVFYQVPKNARKLPLVLWHGFGQFSKTWESTPDGREGYQNLFLRRDYSVYVIDQPRRGNAGRGTVGATITPTPDEQFWFNMFRVGAWPDFYPGVQFSKEPEALNQYFRQMTPDNGPIDIGVNSAAVVALFDKVGPGVLVTHSHSGGMGWDAVMKSDKIRGVASYEPGSNFVFPEGEAPAPVTSKFGDLKAVSVPLADFMKLTRIPIIIYYGDNIPSEPSEDLGRDQWRIRLEMARKWADAVNRHGGDVTVVHLPEVGVHGNTHFPFSDLNNVAVADLLSAWLKEKRLD; this comes from the coding sequence ATGCTTGCGCTCACGCTGACTTTCGTCGGCGCGAGCCTCGTGGCCTGCGCAACCGCCGAACGCGGCGTCAAGCCCACGCCAATGGCCATCCAGGAGCAGGGGAGTTTTGCGGTAGGCGGGAGCGTCGTCACCGTACCCGGCGCATACGCTCTCAATTCCCGCGCCCCTGAAGGCCAGACCTATCACGGCGATCATGCCTACGTGTTCTATCAGGTGCCAAAGAACGCCCGCAAACTGCCCCTCGTGCTCTGGCACGGCTTCGGGCAGTTCTCCAAGACCTGGGAAAGCACGCCGGACGGACGTGAAGGCTATCAGAACCTGTTCCTGCGCCGGGATTACAGCGTGTACGTCATCGACCAGCCTCGACGCGGTAACGCCGGGCGCGGCACGGTGGGGGCGACCATCACTCCGACCCCGGACGAGCAGTTCTGGTTCAACATGTTCCGGGTCGGCGCATGGCCGGATTTCTATCCCGGCGTGCAGTTCTCCAAGGAACCCGAGGCCCTGAACCAGTATTTCAGACAGATGACGCCCGACAACGGACCCATCGACATCGGCGTCAATTCGGCCGCCGTTGTCGCCTTGTTCGACAAGGTCGGCCCCGGCGTCCTCGTCACCCATTCGCACAGCGGCGGCATGGGCTGGGACGCGGTCATGAAGAGCGACAAGATCAGGGGCGTGGCCTCGTATGAACCGGGCAGCAACTTCGTGTTCCCCGAAGGCGAGGCGCCCGCGCCGGTCACGAGCAAGTTCGGTGACCTGAAGGCCGTGAGCGTGCCCCTGGCGGATTTCATGAAGCTGACCCGTATTCCGATCATCATCTACTACGGGGACAATATCCCGAGCGAGCCTTCAGAAGATCTCGGCCGGGACCAGTGGCGGATTCGCCTGGAAATGGCGCGAAAATGGGCCGACGCCGTCAACCGTCATGGCGGCGACGTCACAGTGGTGCACCTCCCCGAGGTCGGCGTCCATGGCAACACGCACTTCCCGTTTTCCGATCTGAACAACGTGGCGGTCGCAGACCTGCTGTCAGCCTGGCTGAAGGAAAAACGACTCGACTAA